The Microterricola viridarii nucleotide sequence CACTGGGAGAACTATGAAGACGCTGCTCAACATCATCTGGCTCGTGCTCAGCGGCTTCTGGCTGTTCCTCGGCTACATGCTGGCCGGCATCGTCTGCTGCATCCTGATCGTCACGATCCCCTGGGGCATCGCCTCGTTCCGCATCGGTGTGTACGCCCTCTGGCCGTTCGGCAAGACCGTCGTGAACAAGCCGACCTCCGGCGTCTGGTCGTTCCTCGGCAACGTGGTGTGGGTCATCGTCGCCGGGCTTTGGCTCGCGATCGGCCACATCGCCTCCGGCATCGCGCTCTGCATCACGATCATCGGCATCCCGCTCGGCATCGCCAACTTCAAGATGGTGCCCGTCTCGCTCGCCCCGCTGGGCAAGGAGATCGTCGACGTCTAGGGCGCGGCTGCCGTGCACTCTGACGGCGGATGCCGCGGGTGCCGCGGGTGCAACTCGGTGCGCGGCCCGGTGCGGCTTGGGGGCGAACCCCGACGACTGCGGCATCCGGCACACATAACGTTTTCTCTCGGTGCGGCTGACAATCGTTTCGCATCGACTCGGTTCAGGGATTCTTGCGCCTCTCCTCCCGCCTCCTGCGACGGGACCAGGCCCCCTCCGGTCGCACCTCCTCCGAGAAGAAAGTCACCATGTCCATCGCAGAATCGCCCGTATTCACCACGCTCGTCCCGCTGCACCCCGCCGCGTACGCCGAGTTGGCCGCCCGCATCGACGGCGTCGTCACGACGCCGAGCGACGCCGACTGGAACACCGCCAGACTCGCCTGGAACCTGAGCGCCGACCAACGCCCCGACGCCGTCGTGGCCCCCCTGCACGCGGAAGACGTCCGCACCACGCTGCTCTTCGCCCACGACCACCAGCTGCGC carries:
- a CDS encoding YccF domain-containing protein translates to MKTLLNIIWLVLSGFWLFLGYMLAGIVCCILIVTIPWGIASFRIGVYALWPFGKTVVNKPTSGVWSFLGNVVWVIVAGLWLAIGHIASGIALCITIIGIPLGIANFKMVPVSLAPLGKEIVDV